In Moorella sp. Hama-1, a single genomic region encodes these proteins:
- a CDS encoding FAD-dependent oxidoreductase: MFPGIVDIAVVGGGPAGLVAAATAAGFGAGVLLIDENQALGGQLTKQIHKFFGSRGHWAGVRGYKIAARLVEAVQAAGIQVMTDAVAYGIFPDKVLGIATPKGSVSVAAKAIILATGANEKALAFPGWTLPGVMTAGAAQTLANIYRVLPGKRILMVGAGNVGLIVSYQLLQGGAEVVAVVEAQPHIGGYEVHAAKIKSLGVPVLTSHTILKAVGRESVEGAVIAALSSGLPVPGSEKMLEVDTICLAVGLTPAYELAAMAGCRLHFSREAGGWVPEYDATLETGVPGVFVAGDASGVEEASTAMEEGKLAAVAAAKYLGLIAPAAATGRIEAITAGLAELRGRNFSINHKKNDRVWQKIGGRGPKVIVECLEGIPCNPCETACPRGAIKVGRPITNIPAVDLDKCNGCGRCVAACPGQACFVVNLDYAEDTAAISLPWEMLPWPEQGQIVKMVDREGREVCTGRVLRVTNPSANDRTAVVTVAVPKEMAPSARRLARQRQVVEVG, translated from the coding sequence TTGTTTCCAGGCATCGTTGACATTGCCGTAGTCGGGGGAGGCCCCGCCGGTTTAGTTGCCGCCGCTACGGCGGCTGGCTTCGGCGCCGGGGTCCTGCTGATTGATGAAAACCAAGCCCTCGGCGGCCAGTTGACCAAACAGATTCATAAATTTTTTGGTTCGCGGGGGCATTGGGCGGGGGTGCGCGGATATAAAATAGCCGCCCGCCTTGTTGAGGCCGTTCAGGCCGCCGGGATACAAGTAATGACCGACGCGGTGGCATATGGAATTTTTCCCGACAAGGTCTTGGGGATTGCTACCCCCAAGGGTTCAGTTTCAGTGGCGGCGAAGGCTATTATTTTGGCTACCGGGGCCAACGAAAAAGCCCTGGCCTTTCCCGGTTGGACGCTGCCCGGCGTGATGACGGCCGGCGCCGCCCAGACCTTGGCCAACATTTACCGGGTTTTGCCGGGCAAAAGGATTTTAATGGTAGGAGCCGGCAATGTCGGCTTAATTGTCAGCTATCAACTCCTCCAGGGGGGGGCCGAGGTTGTTGCCGTAGTGGAAGCCCAGCCCCACATCGGGGGCTATGAGGTCCATGCGGCTAAAATTAAGAGTTTAGGCGTGCCGGTACTGACCAGCCATACAATTTTAAAGGCTGTCGGGCGTGAAAGCGTCGAAGGGGCGGTAATAGCGGCCTTATCCTCCGGCCTGCCGGTGCCCGGCAGCGAAAAGATGCTTGAGGTGGATACCATTTGCCTGGCGGTAGGGTTGACGCCGGCTTACGAGCTGGCTGCTATGGCCGGATGCCGGCTGCATTTCAGCCGGGAAGCCGGCGGGTGGGTCCCCGAGTATGACGCCACCCTGGAAACCGGGGTGCCGGGCGTTTTTGTGGCCGGGGATGCTTCCGGCGTCGAGGAAGCCTCCACCGCCATGGAAGAGGGCAAACTAGCTGCTGTGGCGGCGGCAAAGTATCTGGGTCTTATAGCGCCGGCAGCTGCTACCGGCAGAATTGAGGCTATTACCGCCGGGCTGGCAGAATTGCGGGGGCGGAATTTTAGCATAAATCATAAGAAAAATGATCGGGTTTGGCAAAAAATAGGAGGGAGGGGCCCTAAAGTCATTGTTGAGTGCCTGGAAGGCATACCCTGCAACCCTTGTGAAACGGCCTGCCCGCGGGGAGCCATTAAAGTTGGCCGGCCGATTACCAATATCCCGGCGGTCGATTTGGACAAATGTAACGGCTGCGGGCGTTGCGTGGCAGCATGTCCCGGCCAGGCCTGTTTTGTTGTGAACCTGGACTACGCCGAAGATACGGCGGCGATATCATTGCCGTGGGAAATGTTACCTTGGCCGGAGCAAGGCCAAATAGTTAAGATGGTTGATAGAGAAGGGCGCGAAGTTTGTACCGGGCGCGTGTTGCGGGTAACCAATCCTTCGGCCAACGACCGTACGGCCGTGGTTACGGTGGCAGTGCCCAAGGAAATGGCACCGTCAGCCCGCAGGTTAGCGCGGCAGAGACAGGTGGTGGAGGTTGGTTAA
- a CDS encoding GntR family transcriptional regulator: MFKLKRNTLHNQAIEALLGMIKEGYFIDNRLPSEEELAGMMGISRGTLREALHSLVNTGVITKKQGRGNFYHRDIAALSGRLDLTTDFIEILESQGGVVRVEQSQPVKTAASAGARAKLHLGPEDEVWSFDWLYYKNEQPAILAEIEIPHKYFLSPAWQQKPSRTLKEYYELHCASELAKMVIWMKSRTYSKAAGIFQKDFSAPLTWWEEAWYTLEDNPACYVNVYFKPGLVELAMVVNL; the protein is encoded by the coding sequence ATGTTTAAACTGAAACGTAATACCTTGCATAACCAGGCTATTGAGGCTTTGCTGGGCATGATTAAAGAGGGATACTTTATTGATAACCGCTTGCCTTCCGAAGAAGAGCTGGCAGGGATGATGGGCATCAGCCGGGGCACGCTCCGGGAGGCATTGCATTCCCTGGTTAATACAGGTGTTATCACTAAAAAGCAGGGAAGAGGGAACTTTTATCATCGCGACATTGCCGCCCTGAGCGGGCGCCTGGACCTCACCACTGATTTTATTGAAATCTTGGAAAGCCAAGGAGGAGTAGTACGGGTAGAACAAAGTCAACCGGTGAAAACAGCGGCTTCTGCAGGCGCGAGGGCAAAGCTTCACCTGGGACCTGAAGATGAGGTGTGGAGTTTCGACTGGCTATATTACAAAAACGAACAGCCGGCGATTTTGGCCGAAATAGAAATTCCCCATAAATATTTTTTGAGCCCTGCCTGGCAGCAAAAGCCCAGCCGTACCCTAAAAGAGTATTATGAGCTGCATTGCGCAAGCGAATTGGCCAAGATGGTTATCTGGATGAAATCAAGGACCTATAGCAAAGCGGCCGGGATATTTCAAAAAGATTTTTCAGCCCCTTTAACCTGGTGGGAGGAGGCATGGTACACCCTGGAAGACAACCCGGCCTGCTATGTTAACGTGTATTTTAAGCCTGGCCTGGTTGAATTAGCCATGGTGGTCAACCTCTAA
- a CDS encoding putative manganese-dependent inorganic diphosphatase, with translation MSKEILVIGHQRPDTDSIAAAIGYAALRNETDGGGFQAARCGKINGETEFVLSHFDIPVPPLVKDVRARVKDVLDGGLLFIQPGATVRQAGIFMRQHGVKTMAVVDEERHLLGLFTVGDLARLLLEAWDTGNVPMDEPLGKFMQRDNLVAFNQDDLITEVRRTMLETRYRNYPVVDDNHCLVGLIARYHLLAMRGKRVILVDHNEKSQAVPGIEEAETLEIIDHHRVADIETAEPIMVRNEPVGSTATIIARMYKERGVQPAPAVAGVLCAAVLSDTLLFKSPTTTPVDKELATWLAQTAAIDVTNFGREMFRAGSSLAGRTGREIILEDFKNFHFGSTAVGIGQIEIIDPDTLPVGRGELQEELAKLQAEKRYDLVALMVTDLMRNGTELLYAGPQGRAVELAFNVTPGAGRVFLPGVMSRKKQIVPPLRRMLQE, from the coding sequence ATGAGTAAAGAGATTCTGGTCATCGGTCACCAGCGGCCCGATACGGATTCCATTGCCGCGGCCATCGGCTACGCCGCCCTGCGCAACGAGACGGATGGGGGCGGCTTCCAGGCGGCCCGGTGTGGCAAGATCAACGGGGAGACGGAATTCGTCCTCTCTCATTTTGATATACCTGTGCCGCCCCTGGTAAAGGACGTCCGCGCCCGGGTGAAGGATGTCCTGGATGGGGGGCTGCTCTTTATCCAGCCGGGGGCCACTGTGCGCCAGGCGGGGATCTTTATGCGCCAGCACGGGGTTAAGACCATGGCGGTAGTCGACGAGGAGCGGCACCTCCTGGGGCTTTTTACCGTCGGCGATCTCGCCCGGCTGCTCCTGGAGGCCTGGGATACGGGTAACGTGCCCATGGATGAGCCCCTGGGCAAGTTCATGCAACGGGATAACCTGGTCGCTTTTAACCAGGACGACCTGATTACCGAGGTGCGCCGTACCATGCTGGAAACCCGTTACCGCAACTACCCGGTGGTTGATGACAACCACTGCCTGGTCGGGCTCATTGCCAGGTACCACCTGCTGGCCATGCGGGGTAAAAGGGTAATCCTGGTGGATCATAATGAAAAGAGCCAGGCCGTACCCGGCATCGAAGAAGCCGAGACCCTCGAGATAATCGACCACCACCGGGTGGCCGACATTGAGACGGCTGAACCCATCATGGTCCGCAATGAACCCGTGGGGAGCACGGCCACCATTATCGCCAGGATGTATAAAGAACGGGGCGTTCAACCGGCTCCGGCTGTGGCCGGCGTCCTGTGCGCGGCCGTCCTTTCGGATACCCTGCTCTTTAAATCGCCGACGACCACACCAGTCGATAAGGAACTGGCTACCTGGCTGGCTCAAACCGCCGCTATAGACGTTACCAATTTTGGTCGTGAGATGTTCCGCGCCGGCTCTTCCCTGGCCGGGCGTACAGGCCGGGAGATTATCCTCGAGGACTTTAAAAACTTTCACTTCGGCAGCACGGCGGTGGGCATCGGCCAGATTGAAATCATCGACCCGGACACCCTGCCCGTCGGGCGGGGGGAACTACAGGAAGAATTGGCGAAACTCCAGGCTGAAAAGCGCTACGACCTGGTGGCCCTGATGGTCACCGATTTGATGCGTAACGGTACGGAATTGCTCTACGCCGGTCCCCAGGGCCGGGCGGTGGAACTGGCCTTTAACGTCACTCCGGGAGCGGGGCGGGTCTTCCTGCCCGGAGTCATGTCCCGGAAAAAGCAGATCGTCCCACCCCTGCGGCGGATGCTGCAGGAATAA
- a CDS encoding NAD(P)/FAD-dependent oxidoreductase produces MVKKPDVLVIGGGMIGAALTWQLARRGLRVVMLSKHGLAGGASGANLGMVLLADCKPGFSFELALAGFREFGHLDEELGWDLEYENCPVLALIRNQAECQGAGEILGNLQRVNFPVALLTPAEVKEQEPSLDVANIHGALYMEQGRVNPLQLVAGYCRRAVEQGAYLGMDYEVLGFKVTAGRVTEVETDHGVLQPGMVVLAAGAWTRSLGLMLSLDIPQFYIHGEALVTAPVPGFLRHTIITVHSERAALEEEATRRALGGGGWDKIDGLKAVETAVNPTARGNLILGQVSTVDPAFRQTVNAGSIQLIIKGVQGYLPALNRLTCLRSWIAPVPFTYDHEPFVGPVPGIDNLYLASGFKSTLVVTPIITRLLAELIVDGATSPSLVPYYLERWGGFRVADS; encoded by the coding sequence TTGGTTAAAAAACCGGATGTCCTGGTCATCGGCGGGGGGATGATAGGGGCGGCCCTGACCTGGCAACTCGCGCGGCGGGGCCTGAGGGTGGTGATGTTGAGCAAACACGGGCTGGCGGGGGGCGCTTCGGGTGCCAACTTGGGAATGGTGCTGCTGGCGGATTGCAAGCCGGGCTTTAGTTTCGAGTTGGCGTTGGCCGGTTTTCGTGAATTTGGGCATTTAGACGAAGAATTGGGATGGGATTTAGAATACGAAAATTGTCCGGTATTAGCCCTGATTCGCAACCAGGCTGAATGCCAAGGAGCCGGGGAAATCCTCGGTAACCTGCAGAGGGTCAATTTTCCCGTAGCGCTCCTGACGCCGGCGGAAGTAAAGGAACAGGAGCCCTCTTTAGATGTCGCGAATATACATGGCGCCCTGTATATGGAGCAGGGGCGGGTAAACCCGCTGCAATTGGTTGCCGGTTACTGCCGCCGGGCGGTTGAACAAGGGGCCTATCTTGGCATGGACTATGAGGTGCTAGGTTTTAAAGTTACCGCGGGGCGAGTTACAGAGGTGGAAACGGATCACGGTGTGTTGCAGCCCGGAATGGTGGTTTTGGCGGCAGGGGCATGGACGCGCTCCTTGGGCCTGATGCTTTCCTTAGACATACCCCAGTTTTACATCCACGGCGAAGCCCTAGTTACAGCTCCGGTGCCCGGCTTTTTGCGCCACACCATTATAACCGTCCATTCAGAGAGGGCGGCTTTGGAAGAGGAAGCCACCCGGAGGGCCCTGGGTGGCGGGGGATGGGACAAAATAGACGGCTTAAAGGCCGTCGAGACGGCCGTGAATCCTACGGCCCGGGGTAATTTGATTTTGGGGCAGGTCAGCACCGTTGATCCGGCCTTTCGCCAAACAGTGAATGCCGGCAGCATCCAGCTCATAATTAAAGGCGTCCAAGGCTACCTGCCCGCTTTAAACCGCTTGACGTGCCTGCGTTCTTGGATTGCCCCGGTGCCCTTCACCTACGATCATGAACCCTTTGTAGGGCCTGTGCCGGGCATCGACAATCTCTATCTAGCTTCCGGCTTTAAAAGTACGCTGGTAGTAACTCCTATTATCACCCGCCTCCTGGCCGAATTGATTGTGGATGGAGCTACGTCACCGTCGTTAGTACCTTATTATCTTGAACGCTGGGGAGGTTTTCGAGTTGCCGATTCCTGA
- a CDS encoding (2Fe-2S)-binding protein, translated as MPIPDDIIICRCEEVTAGEVREAVRAGCNSLAAIRRYTRAGMGLCQGRTCTLLLRQVLSEEKDDAGEIEPPRPRPPIRALSMESLKPLE; from the coding sequence TTGCCGATTCCTGATGACATTATTATTTGCCGTTGTGAGGAGGTTACTGCCGGCGAGGTAAGGGAAGCCGTTCGGGCCGGATGCAACTCTCTGGCGGCCATCCGGCGGTACACCCGGGCGGGTATGGGTCTATGCCAGGGCCGGACTTGCACCTTACTCCTCCGCCAGGTTTTGAGTGAAGAGAAGGACGATGCCGGGGAAATTGAGCCCCCGCGCCCTCGACCTCCCATTAGAGCGTTGAGTATGGAGAGCCTGAAGCCACTTGAGTGA
- a CDS encoding BMP family protein, protein MRKVYIWGIILALAVFTAAFLGGCGNKAANPPKEGTKQETGAGQQAETKKLKIAMLLPGTINDNGWNASAYEGLMLAKEKEGAEVAYRENVSQSDQEEAFRAYASSGYNVIFAHGFEFGDAAKKVAKDFPKTKFVVTSSDISQEPNVASLDIANKEVGFLGGVAAGLITKSNKVGFVGGMSIPSIINCRDGFIAGAKYANPGVTVLDSLTGNFDDAAKAREMAVALINQGADIVMQDADQAGLGVIQAGKDKKVLVIGYGKDQSNLAPENVVVSSKQSVPVGIAYITDLIAHGQFQAKAYLVGIKEGATGLYWNEQLASKVVKPEAKQKIEAIMADLKAGKINVDELIAKSKNK, encoded by the coding sequence ATGCGGAAGGTTTACATTTGGGGGATAATCCTGGCGCTGGCAGTTTTTACGGCAGCCTTCCTGGGTGGTTGCGGCAACAAGGCTGCCAATCCGCCTAAAGAAGGGACCAAGCAGGAAACCGGCGCCGGCCAGCAGGCGGAAACCAAGAAACTAAAGATTGCCATGCTCCTGCCGGGAACAATTAACGACAACGGTTGGAACGCCTCGGCCTATGAGGGCCTGATGCTGGCTAAGGAAAAAGAGGGGGCTGAGGTGGCCTACCGGGAGAACGTCAGCCAGTCCGACCAGGAGGAGGCCTTCCGGGCCTACGCCTCCTCGGGCTACAATGTCATCTTTGCCCACGGTTTTGAATTTGGTGATGCCGCGAAGAAAGTGGCTAAAGACTTCCCGAAGACGAAATTTGTCGTCACTAGCAGCGACATTTCCCAGGAACCCAATGTCGCTTCGCTGGATATAGCCAACAAAGAAGTGGGTTTCCTCGGCGGGGTGGCGGCTGGCCTGATCACCAAGAGCAATAAAGTCGGCTTTGTCGGTGGCATGTCGATACCTTCCATAATAAATTGCCGCGACGGTTTTATAGCGGGGGCTAAATACGCCAACCCCGGTGTAACGGTTTTAGATTCCCTCACCGGCAACTTTGACGATGCGGCCAAGGCCAGGGAGATGGCTGTGGCCCTCATCAACCAGGGCGCCGATATAGTTATGCAGGATGCGGACCAGGCGGGCCTGGGGGTCATCCAGGCCGGCAAGGACAAAAAAGTTCTGGTAATCGGCTATGGGAAGGACCAGTCCAACCTGGCCCCGGAAAATGTCGTGGTCAGCAGCAAACAGAGCGTGCCGGTGGGGATCGCCTATATTACGGACCTGATCGCCCACGGGCAATTTCAGGCCAAGGCTTACTTGGTGGGCATAAAGGAAGGCGCCACCGGCTTGTACTGGAACGAGCAGCTGGCCTCCAAGGTGGTCAAACCCGAGGCCAAGCAAAAAATCGAGGCGATTATGGCCGATTTAAAGGCCGGCAAGATCAATGTCGATGAACTAATCGCCAAGAGTAAGAATAAATAA
- a CDS encoding NAD(P)/FAD-dependent oxidoreductase, translated as MLADIVIIGGGYFGASAAYHLALRGFKIILVDRREVASGASGGNFGRVQLQDAELGLSLDLSLLSWQRILNLQEELDMDIEFRRSGSLIIATSPQEWEELQEFQQRKMGAGLEIELLEKQEVKEIEPHLNTELIKGASYCLEGQLNPFKLIYAFLHKASVRGCKVLENTPVTGFKVVNGKIKEVITSRGKISTNIVVVTTGAWTKMLGREMGLDIPVDFVWGEALVTEKAGPLLQNYFSLASFFESEHLNKNEPCVSLCCTCTNAGNLLIGETMMPGSIYQLNDSKGYLARKENLPFLARELARFFPGLSHLKVIRSWRVPVACTSNHRPYLGFWGPENMILAAGFKSSAIMTPIAGEIIAELAARGKYNLDLSEFQGERSKCLN; from the coding sequence ATGTTAGCTGACATTGTGATTATCGGAGGAGGCTATTTTGGTGCATCAGCAGCATACCACCTGGCCTTAAGGGGTTTTAAAATCATCCTCGTGGATCGAAGAGAAGTTGCCAGTGGAGCCTCAGGGGGCAATTTTGGTCGCGTGCAGTTACAGGATGCGGAATTAGGTTTAAGCCTTGACCTGAGTTTGTTAAGTTGGCAACGCATATTAAATTTACAGGAAGAACTAGATATGGATATAGAATTTCGGCGATCGGGGTCGTTAATAATCGCCACCAGCCCTCAAGAATGGGAGGAGTTGCAGGAATTTCAACAACGGAAAATGGGGGCGGGGCTGGAAATTGAACTACTTGAGAAACAAGAAGTTAAGGAAATAGAACCCCACCTGAACACGGAGCTTATTAAGGGAGCCAGCTATTGCTTGGAAGGACAATTAAACCCTTTTAAACTAATCTACGCCTTTCTTCATAAAGCTTCTGTTCGGGGATGTAAAGTACTTGAAAACACGCCGGTGACGGGATTTAAGGTGGTCAACGGGAAAATAAAAGAAGTCATTACCTCTAGGGGTAAAATTTCTACTAATATAGTCGTCGTCACAACTGGGGCCTGGACAAAAATGTTGGGCAGGGAGATGGGGCTGGATATCCCCGTGGATTTCGTTTGGGGAGAGGCTTTGGTAACGGAAAAAGCGGGTCCGCTGCTGCAGAACTATTTTTCCTTGGCCTCCTTTTTCGAAAGCGAACATTTAAACAAAAATGAACCCTGCGTTTCCCTCTGTTGCACCTGCACCAATGCCGGCAATTTGCTTATCGGGGAAACCATGATGCCGGGAAGCATTTATCAACTGAACGATAGTAAAGGTTATTTGGCGCGGAAAGAAAATCTGCCGTTTTTAGCGCGCGAGTTAGCTCGCTTTTTTCCAGGCTTAAGTCACCTGAAGGTTATACGCAGCTGGAGGGTGCCCGTGGCCTGTACCAGCAACCACAGACCTTACTTGGGCTTTTGGGGTCCGGAAAACATGATTCTTGCCGCCGGTTTTAAAAGCTCGGCTATTATGACGCCTATCGCCGGCGAAATTATCGCGGAGCTGGCAGCGCGAGGAAAATATAATCTTGATCTAAGCGAGTTCCAAGGGGAAAGAAGCAAATGTTTAAACTGA
- a CDS encoding MFS transporter: MSIAERLERLPLSSFHYKMLLICGIGWLFDAMDVGLVAFVLPAVGKEWSLTATQMGALGSIGLLGMGLGAVFGGSLSDLWGRKRVFNYTLIFYGIATFLAGLSVNYTMLMILRFLVGLGLGAEVPVAFTLASEFSPAQYRGRMSVLLESFWAFGWIASALIGYLAVPHWGWRLAFFIGALPALYAAVLRRALPESPRYLEKTGKEEEAREIVERIERSCGVDPSKVTASPVAATAETAVKATFADLWSSRYFRRTLCLWILWFGINFSYYGIVTWLPSLMVGKGFAIIKSFEYVLIMTLGQVPGYFSAAYLVEKIGRKATLVSYLVLSGVAAYMFSLSVTTSQIIWWGLAVYFFNLGAWGVLYAYTPEMYPTAIRATGSGWASFCGRIGAILAPVIVGQMIVAMGQAAAYPLIFILFTAVFVATALGMLLLGIETKGKTLEELARM, from the coding sequence GTGAGTATTGCCGAGCGGTTGGAACGCCTGCCACTGAGTAGCTTCCACTACAAAATGCTCTTAATCTGCGGGATTGGCTGGCTCTTCGACGCCATGGACGTGGGGCTGGTAGCCTTTGTCCTGCCGGCGGTGGGTAAGGAGTGGAGCCTGACGGCCACCCAGATGGGGGCTCTGGGGAGCATCGGTCTTCTGGGGATGGGCCTGGGGGCCGTCTTCGGCGGTAGTTTGAGCGATCTCTGGGGCCGGAAGCGGGTCTTTAACTACACCCTGATCTTCTATGGCATTGCCACCTTCCTGGCCGGTTTATCCGTCAATTACACCATGCTCATGATCCTGCGTTTCCTAGTAGGCCTGGGCCTGGGAGCCGAGGTGCCGGTAGCCTTCACCCTGGCCAGCGAATTTTCCCCCGCCCAGTACCGGGGTAGAATGTCGGTATTGCTGGAGAGCTTCTGGGCCTTCGGCTGGATCGCCTCCGCCCTCATCGGTTACCTGGCCGTACCTCACTGGGGCTGGCGCCTGGCCTTCTTTATCGGTGCCCTGCCGGCCCTGTACGCCGCCGTCCTGCGGCGGGCTTTACCGGAATCGCCCCGCTACCTGGAGAAGACCGGTAAAGAAGAAGAAGCCCGGGAAATAGTTGAAAGGATTGAGCGGAGTTGCGGCGTCGACCCGAGCAAGGTAACGGCCAGCCCGGTAGCGGCCACGGCCGAAACAGCCGTCAAAGCCACCTTTGCCGACCTCTGGTCCTCCCGCTACTTCCGACGCACCCTCTGCCTGTGGATCCTATGGTTTGGGATTAATTTTTCCTATTACGGCATTGTGACCTGGCTGCCCTCCCTGATGGTAGGTAAAGGCTTTGCCATTATCAAGAGTTTTGAATACGTACTCATCATGACCCTGGGCCAGGTACCGGGCTACTTCAGCGCCGCCTACCTGGTGGAGAAGATCGGCCGCAAAGCCACCCTGGTGTCCTACCTTGTTTTAAGCGGGGTAGCGGCCTATATGTTCTCCTTAAGCGTTACCACCAGCCAGATCATCTGGTGGGGCCTGGCCGTTTACTTCTTCAACCTGGGGGCCTGGGGCGTCCTCTACGCCTACACCCCGGAGATGTATCCGACGGCCATCCGGGCGACGGGATCCGGCTGGGCCTCCTTCTGCGGCCGTATTGGAGCCATCCTGGCGCCGGTAATCGTCGGCCAGATGATTGTCGCCATGGGCCAGGCAGCGGCTTACCCGTTGATTTTCATCCTCTTCACGGCTGTTTTTGTGGCCACGGCCCTGGGTATGCTGCTGCTGGGCATTGAGACCAAAGGCAAGACCCTGGAGGAACTGGCCAGGATGTGA
- a CDS encoding (2Fe-2S)-binding protein: MLRINEHPVLGPAPQPRTVTIYYNGRPVEAHEGEPIAVALLANGVKALRLTDKKGEPRGIFCCIGRCSDCLVTVDGEQNVRSCITLVREGMEIKSQG; the protein is encoded by the coding sequence GTGCTGCGTATTAACGAGCATCCCGTCCTGGGACCCGCTCCCCAGCCACGCACGGTTACTATCTATTATAACGGCCGGCCTGTTGAAGCGCACGAAGGGGAGCCCATCGCCGTCGCCCTGCTGGCGAACGGCGTCAAGGCCCTGCGTCTTACCGATAAAAAGGGAGAGCCGCGGGGAATTTTTTGCTGTATCGGCCGCTGCTCCGACTGTCTCGTCACAGTTGACGGGGAGCAGAATGTGCGCTCGTGTATTACTTTGGTCCGGGAAGGCATGGAGATCAAGAGTCAAGGGTAG